A part of Synechococcus sp. KORDI-49 genomic DNA contains:
- a CDS encoding DUF3721 domain-containing protein gives MRGSAINAVLTVPTALSLLFIAPLLTIGPAHGHGKGIYESRSEAKKRAEEIGCSTVHQNNGKWMPCADEQELHRQLRKH, from the coding sequence ATGCGAGGGTCTGCCATCAACGCCGTTCTGACGGTGCCGACAGCTCTTTCACTTCTGTTCATCGCGCCGTTGCTGACCATCGGCCCGGCTCACGGCCACGGCAAAGGGATCTACGAAAGCCGGAGCGAGGCTAAGAAGCGCGCTGAAGAGATCGGCTGCTCCACGGTTCATCAGAACAACGGGAAGTGGATGCCCTGCGCGGATGAGCAGGAACTGCACCGGCAGTTGCGAAAGCACTAA
- a CDS encoding GTP-binding protein: MSTTWLISGPPGCGKTTWILNTLREHPGPCGYLRLKGTSQEGLEQGCDAGIDRTWLQDQIPSLEDLSTPQPSPAAADRINLIELQQFQAPPEGAPEAIDPAIRSQLDTLQLRPDRCLHFGRDPELPGQDTLAFNRLEAWSLSLHNSVWDPNSLSSFWFELVNGAYGDVYRAKALMNLPDGRAFFCNWMVSQQGSQFLPLERVEPPHGRPKRSSELVVQGKALNGIGIQTTIDDCLISDDVLEMHQAPMRDQQPETTLTR; this comes from the coding sequence ATGAGCACAACCTGGTTGATCTCAGGTCCGCCGGGGTGCGGGAAAACCACCTGGATCCTCAACACACTGCGCGAGCATCCGGGTCCCTGCGGATACCTGCGTCTGAAGGGCACGAGCCAAGAAGGCCTCGAGCAGGGTTGTGATGCCGGCATCGACCGGACCTGGCTGCAGGACCAGATCCCATCGCTTGAGGACCTCTCGACTCCACAGCCCAGCCCCGCTGCGGCTGATCGGATCAACCTGATTGAGCTGCAGCAATTCCAGGCCCCGCCGGAGGGAGCCCCCGAGGCCATCGACCCAGCCATCCGATCGCAACTGGACACCCTCCAGCTGAGACCGGACCGATGCCTCCATTTCGGCCGTGATCCGGAGTTACCCGGCCAGGACACGCTGGCGTTCAACAGGCTGGAGGCCTGGAGCCTCAGCCTCCACAACAGTGTCTGGGACCCCAACAGCCTCAGCAGCTTCTGGTTCGAGCTGGTGAATGGTGCCTATGGCGACGTCTACCGCGCCAAGGCATTGATGAATCTCCCCGACGGCCGTGCCTTCTTCTGCAACTGGATGGTGAGTCAACAGGGCTCGCAGTTTCTGCCCCTGGAGAGGGTGGAGCCACCCCATGGCCGACCCAAACGCTCGTCGGAGCTGGTGGTGCAGGGCAAAGCTCTCAATGGCATCGGCATCCAGACCACCATCGACGATTGCCTGATCAGTGATGACGTGCTGGAAATGCATCAGGCCCCGATGCGCGACCAGCAACCCGAGACCACCCTCACCCGATGA
- a CDS encoding HupE/UreJ family protein, producing MSPLFAHLMETGFGGFYDGIAHLLITPADLLLVLGLSLLSGQQGQAGGRMLLLVLPLSWWLGGCLGQVLALGDSLETISILWFTAIGCLVALQWRMQPRWLAVLSALSGLLFGLGNGSTMALEGPLSLDLLGVVSALSVLAALVSAQTSVSHREWVRISLRVVGSWIAAAGLLTLGLQFRG from the coding sequence ATGTCGCCCTTGTTCGCCCACCTGATGGAAACCGGTTTCGGCGGGTTCTATGACGGCATCGCCCATCTGTTGATCACGCCGGCGGATCTGCTGCTGGTGCTGGGCCTGTCGCTGCTGTCAGGTCAGCAGGGGCAGGCTGGGGGGCGCATGCTGCTGCTGGTGCTGCCCCTGAGCTGGTGGCTCGGAGGATGCCTGGGACAGGTGCTGGCCCTTGGGGATTCCCTCGAAACGATCAGCATCCTCTGGTTCACGGCGATCGGATGTCTGGTGGCACTGCAGTGGCGTATGCAGCCGCGATGGCTTGCTGTTCTGTCCGCCCTCAGCGGTCTGCTGTTCGGCCTCGGCAATGGCAGCACCATGGCCCTTGAGGGGCCACTGTCTCTTGATCTGCTCGGGGTTGTCAGTGCTCTTTCGGTGCTCGCCGCCCTGGTGAGTGCGCAGACCTCCGTCAGCCACCGCGAGTGGGTCCGCATCTCTCTGCGGGTGGTCGGCAGCTGGATCGCTGCCGCGGGATTGCTCACGTTGGGCCTGCAGTTCAGGGGGTGA
- a CDS encoding DUF4336 domain-containing protein — MAASGSQAASQRWPWWPLLPLYPFGRRRTVFSELIPGQLWSLEQLQGVYYVAVPVRLTVAKVPGGLMLVNPLPPTGELRQAIAGLEQQHGPVRTIVLPTASGLEHKLPLGPLARAFPDAEIWVCPGQWSFPVQLPLSWLGVPAHRTKVLLDDGVPHGDVCEWITLGPLDLGVGRFQEISCFHRPSGALMVTDALVGISAEPPALFDLDPTPLLFHARERGDEPLLDTPEARRRGWARLVLFASYLRPEPLEVPPISELLRHAFRPGLRTARAHFGLYPFRWRQGWQDAAMGLIGDHQPLLQVAPVVERLVLPRALETFLQWLQQIGRLDGMRWLVPAHYSAPIAFSPQRSDELCSQLNTDTWAPSDANWAFLSSIDQRLLKLGVVPTDPQLRG; from the coding sequence TTGGCTGCAAGCGGTTCTCAAGCAGCCAGCCAACGCTGGCCGTGGTGGCCGCTGCTGCCGCTTTATCCCTTTGGCCGCCGTCGCACGGTGTTCAGTGAGCTGATCCCTGGCCAGCTCTGGAGCCTGGAGCAGCTGCAGGGGGTGTATTACGTGGCCGTGCCGGTGCGGCTCACCGTGGCCAAGGTGCCCGGCGGGCTGATGTTGGTGAATCCACTGCCGCCCACCGGTGAGCTTCGTCAGGCCATTGCTGGCCTTGAACAGCAGCACGGCCCGGTGCGCACGATCGTGCTCCCCACCGCCTCCGGCCTGGAGCACAAGCTGCCCCTCGGCCCCCTGGCCCGCGCCTTCCCGGATGCGGAAATTTGGGTGTGCCCCGGTCAATGGAGTTTCCCGGTGCAGTTGCCCTTGTCCTGGTTGGGCGTTCCAGCACACCGCACCAAGGTGTTGCTCGACGATGGCGTCCCCCATGGCGACGTGTGTGAGTGGATCACGCTTGGACCGCTCGATCTTGGTGTTGGTCGCTTTCAAGAGATCAGCTGTTTTCACCGCCCTTCCGGTGCCTTGATGGTGACCGATGCGTTGGTTGGCATTTCGGCTGAGCCACCGGCTCTGTTTGATCTCGATCCAACGCCGTTGCTGTTCCACGCCAGGGAACGGGGTGACGAGCCGCTCCTCGATACGCCCGAGGCGCGGCGGCGGGGCTGGGCCCGTTTGGTGCTGTTCGCTTCCTATCTGCGGCCGGAGCCGCTCGAGGTTCCCCCGATTTCCGAGCTGCTCCGCCATGCCTTCCGGCCTGGTTTACGGACTGCCCGCGCTCACTTCGGCCTCTATCCATTCCGATGGCGGCAGGGCTGGCAGGACGCGGCCATGGGGCTGATCGGAGACCATCAACCTCTCCTTCAGGTGGCGCCCGTGGTGGAACGACTCGTGCTGCCGCGCGCCTTGGAGACCTTCCTGCAATGGCTTCAGCAGATCGGGAGACTCGATGGGATGCGGTGGCTTGTGCCAGCGCACTACAGCGCTCCGATTGCCTTCAGCCCCCAACGCTCCGATGAGCTCTGCTCACAGCTCAACACAGACACTTGGGCACCCAGTGATGCGAACTGGGCGTTTCTGAGCTCAATCGATCAGCGTCTGCTGAAGCTCGGCGTGGTCCCGACGGATCCGCAGCTCAGAGGTTGA
- a CDS encoding DUF3604 domain-containing protein, which produces MIIILAILVQLKRLWMFLLPLHPSSPVPVSVNCYKTDVYDTEVPVRVHLLVAASALALQPLLASCSSVDTSTSDTSKVDGAEVVSADQSPECLAGDRPYFGDTHLHTSASPDAGMFGNKLDRDVAYEFAQGKKVTSSIGEEVQLRRPHDFIVVADHAESIGLQQAIERSDEGLINDDFGKRLHDLVKEGKGVEAASEFIRGVALGTSKKLPKEFSASEWGANLDSAEANNKPGVFTALVGFEWTSQPGGGNLHRVVILRDGKDRAEQITPFSAYDSEDVEDLWTFMDGYENKTGGRAIAIPHNGNLSSGTMFLPRHQETNQPIDADYARRRQKREPLFEITQIKGHSEAHPLLSPNDEFADFWLLDNSNLGAFKAPTKEMMRYEYVRPGLRRGLELQDQLEGVNPFKFGVIGATDSHTSLVTTDEDAFFGKAFTSEPSKDRWKKFLLQSATDKAFDMYNYQIGSSGLAGVWASENTREGLFDAMERKEVFGTTGTLLSVQMYGGFDFDGSELAAKNWSKAACLKGVPMGGDLSQAPEGKAPTFQIKALRDPDGANLDRIQMVKGWLKADGTTDEKIYNVTWSDPDKRVQADDGSIPSVGNTVDEKEATFKNNIGAASLSGSWTDPDFDPSQRAFYYVRVLEIPTPTWLAFDRKRFDNYAEMPQDLPYSHQERAFSSPVWYNPS; this is translated from the coding sequence ATGATTATCATTCTCGCTATTTTGGTCCAATTAAAGCGTTTGTGGATGTTTTTGCTGCCTTTGCATCCCAGTTCGCCGGTCCCAGTCAGTGTTAACTGCTACAAGACGGATGTTTATGACACAGAGGTTCCTGTGCGCGTACATCTGCTGGTCGCAGCGTCTGCTCTTGCTCTGCAGCCTCTGCTGGCCTCCTGCTCGAGTGTGGATACATCCACTTCCGACACCAGCAAGGTGGATGGCGCTGAGGTTGTCAGTGCAGACCAGTCCCCTGAATGCCTGGCGGGAGATCGTCCTTATTTCGGCGACACACACCTCCACACCAGTGCGTCACCAGACGCCGGAATGTTTGGTAATAAACTCGATCGTGATGTGGCGTATGAATTCGCTCAAGGAAAGAAGGTCACCTCAAGTATCGGCGAAGAAGTTCAATTGCGACGCCCGCATGATTTCATCGTTGTTGCTGATCACGCCGAGAGTATTGGCCTTCAGCAGGCCATTGAACGTTCCGACGAGGGCTTGATCAATGACGATTTCGGGAAGAGGCTTCATGATCTCGTTAAAGAAGGGAAGGGTGTTGAGGCCGCTTCTGAGTTCATCCGGGGTGTAGCCCTTGGAACCTCCAAGAAGCTCCCCAAGGAGTTCTCTGCGAGTGAGTGGGGGGCCAATCTCGACAGTGCTGAGGCCAACAACAAGCCAGGGGTCTTCACAGCACTGGTCGGCTTCGAATGGACAAGTCAGCCTGGCGGTGGAAACCTGCACCGGGTTGTGATCCTCCGTGATGGCAAGGATCGTGCTGAACAGATCACTCCGTTCTCGGCTTACGACTCGGAGGATGTTGAGGATCTGTGGACCTTCATGGATGGCTATGAAAACAAGACCGGAGGACGTGCCATCGCCATTCCGCATAACGGCAACCTGTCCAGCGGAACGATGTTCCTGCCGCGTCACCAGGAGACCAATCAGCCGATCGATGCTGATTACGCACGCCGCAGGCAGAAGCGGGAGCCCCTCTTTGAAATCACTCAGATCAAAGGCCACAGCGAAGCCCATCCCCTGCTGTCGCCCAATGATGAATTTGCCGATTTCTGGTTGTTGGACAACTCCAATCTCGGCGCATTCAAGGCTCCTACAAAAGAGATGATGCGGTATGAGTACGTCCGTCCTGGCCTGCGCAGGGGCCTTGAGTTGCAGGATCAGCTTGAGGGTGTCAACCCGTTCAAGTTCGGTGTGATCGGTGCCACGGACAGCCACACCTCCCTGGTCACCACCGATGAAGACGCTTTCTTCGGAAAAGCGTTCACTTCAGAACCTTCCAAGGACCGCTGGAAAAAGTTCCTCTTGCAATCCGCAACGGACAAGGCCTTCGATATGTACAACTACCAGATTGGCTCTTCGGGCCTCGCTGGTGTTTGGGCATCGGAAAACACCCGAGAAGGTTTGTTTGATGCCATGGAGCGTAAGGAGGTATTCGGCACAACTGGAACGCTGCTTTCCGTGCAGATGTATGGAGGCTTCGATTTCGATGGCAGTGAGCTTGCTGCTAAAAACTGGTCAAAAGCGGCCTGTTTGAAGGGGGTCCCGATGGGTGGGGATCTGAGTCAGGCACCGGAAGGCAAGGCTCCAACGTTCCAGATCAAGGCGCTTAGAGATCCCGATGGAGCCAATCTTGACCGTATTCAGATGGTCAAGGGTTGGCTGAAGGCCGACGGAACCACGGATGAAAAGATCTACAACGTCACCTGGTCGGACCCAGACAAGAGAGTTCAGGCCGACGATGGCTCCATCCCGTCCGTCGGAAACACGGTGGACGAGAAAGAAGCCACCTTCAAAAACAACATCGGGGCAGCGTCACTGAGCGGCTCCTGGACCGACCCCGACTTTGATCCCAGCCAGAGAGCTTTCTACTACGTGAGGGTGTTGGAAATTCCCACTCCAACCTGGTTGGCCTTTGATCGGAAGAGATTCGATAACTATGCAGAAATGCCTCAGGATCTGCCCTACAGCCATCAGGAAAGAGCCTTCTCCAGTCCTGTCTGGTATAACCCGTCCTGA
- a CDS encoding HupE/UreJ family protein has protein sequence MIRRIWPLLLCFGFLWPGVVLGHELMPGYLELEETAPQVYDVIWKLPLQRGARLPLAPRFPDDCATEGSLDARLERRALVYTAQLSCETSLQGRLVSIDGLRAVGTEVLLRVTSLDSSGPETILIQPEKGEALIGAISSDAQQTSAITYLRLGIEHILLGVDHLLFVLALLLIVRDGWTLFKTITAFTVANSVTLSVAAIGVMRVPAPPLNAAIALSILFMGVEVVRTWRGQSSFTIRRPWVVAFGFGLIHGFGYASGLADLGLPRGELLLALLLFNIGIEIGQDVFVFLVLALKRSFRQLEIHWPQWAVRLPGYAVGVAGAFWTLEHTTALFLPGG, from the coding sequence GTGATCCGTCGAATCTGGCCCCTGCTGCTTTGCTTCGGCTTCCTCTGGCCCGGCGTGGTGTTGGGTCATGAGTTGATGCCCGGCTACCTCGAACTCGAGGAAACAGCTCCCCAGGTGTATGACGTGATCTGGAAACTGCCCCTGCAGCGCGGTGCAAGGTTGCCTCTGGCTCCTCGATTCCCTGACGATTGCGCCACCGAGGGCAGTCTGGATGCACGGCTGGAGCGTCGCGCCCTGGTGTACACAGCGCAACTCTCCTGTGAGACGTCTCTCCAGGGACGGCTCGTGAGCATTGACGGATTGCGCGCTGTCGGCACGGAGGTGCTGCTGCGCGTGACGTCCCTGGATTCATCAGGGCCGGAAACCATCCTCATCCAACCGGAGAAGGGGGAGGCGCTGATCGGAGCGATCAGCAGCGATGCGCAACAGACCAGTGCCATCACCTATCTGCGCCTGGGTATCGAGCACATCCTGCTCGGTGTGGATCACCTGCTCTTCGTGCTGGCGTTGCTGCTGATCGTCAGGGATGGCTGGACGTTGTTCAAAACAATCACGGCCTTCACGGTCGCCAACAGCGTCACGTTGTCGGTGGCGGCGATCGGGGTGATGCGTGTCCCGGCGCCGCCTCTCAATGCGGCCATCGCCCTGTCGATTCTGTTCATGGGTGTTGAGGTGGTCCGCACCTGGCGGGGGCAAAGCAGCTTCACCATCCGTCGTCCCTGGGTGGTGGCGTTCGGGTTCGGTCTGATCCACGGCTTCGGCTACGCAAGCGGTCTCGCTGATCTGGGCTTGCCCCGCGGCGAGCTGCTGCTGGCGCTGCTGCTGTTCAACATCGGCATCGAGATCGGCCAGGACGTCTTCGTGTTTCTGGTGCTTGCTCTGAAGCGCTCCTTTCGACAACTCGAGATTCACTGGCCCCAGTGGGCAGTGCGCCTTCCCGGTTATGCGGTGGGGGTTGCCGGGGCCTTCTGGACCCTTGAGCACACCACCGCGTTGTTTCTGCCAGGAGGTTGA
- a CDS encoding 16S rRNA (uracil(1498)-N(3))-methyltransferase: protein MNVILLGPQDCWLDDTTVLLRDRRAVHILELLKPNLGDTLRVGIRDGALGTGRVVAMDAATVELAVQTREPPPRRHRFEIVLALPRPKMLRRILRTVAEFGVSDLHLINSARVEKSFWQSPLLAGDKVEEALLAGMERSCDTVAPRVHQHRLFRPFVEDRLVEICSGRPCLIAEMGSPQALSSAADGPAVVMIGPEGGFVPFELDLAQAVIARPVHLGERLLSVDTALTAALALGWG, encoded by the coding sequence GTGAACGTCATTCTCCTCGGTCCCCAGGATTGCTGGCTGGATGACACCACCGTGCTGCTGCGTGATCGGCGGGCGGTTCACATCCTTGAGCTCCTCAAACCGAACCTCGGTGACACGCTCAGGGTCGGCATCCGCGATGGTGCTCTGGGCACAGGTCGGGTGGTGGCCATGGATGCTGCGACGGTCGAGCTTGCGGTTCAGACGCGCGAACCACCACCGAGGCGCCATCGGTTCGAGATCGTTCTGGCCTTGCCAAGGCCGAAGATGCTGCGCCGGATTCTGCGCACGGTGGCGGAGTTCGGGGTGTCGGATCTGCATCTGATCAACAGTGCCCGGGTGGAGAAAAGCTTCTGGCAGTCCCCCCTGCTGGCAGGCGACAAGGTCGAGGAGGCTCTGCTGGCTGGGATGGAGCGCTCCTGCGACACCGTCGCGCCCCGGGTGCACCAGCACAGATTGTTTCGTCCCTTCGTCGAGGACCGTTTGGTGGAGATCTGCTCCGGTCGTCCCTGCCTGATCGCCGAGATGGGATCGCCCCAGGCTCTGAGCAGTGCGGCCGATGGGCCTGCGGTGGTGATGATCGGCCCCGAGGGAGGCTTCGTGCCGTTTGAACTGGATCTGGCCCAGGCGGTGATCGCCCGGCCGGTGCATCTCGGGGAGCGCTTACTCAGTGTCGACACGGCTCTGACGGCGGCGCTGGCCCTGGGTTGGGGATGA
- a CDS encoding HupE/UreJ family protein, producing MTRRMALLLGLMITLAPAARAHVESGGAGSLLSGLLHPVTGLDHVVAMVAVGLWGAVLAAPAIWLLPVAFPMVMALGGLIGLLGLPLPGVEVGIAISGMVLGLLVALERRVPLGVALALVGVFALFHGYAHGRELPDGANALLFSLAFVAATGLLHLVGILLGELRRWPVGRRLVQLIGAAITISGVWFLLQI from the coding sequence ATGACCCGCCGTATGGCCCTGCTGCTGGGTTTGATGATCACGCTCGCTCCCGCCGCCCGCGCGCATGTGGAGAGTGGTGGTGCCGGCAGCCTGCTCTCAGGCTTGCTGCATCCCGTCACCGGACTCGATCACGTCGTGGCGATGGTTGCTGTCGGCCTTTGGGGAGCGGTGCTGGCCGCTCCGGCAATCTGGCTGCTGCCGGTGGCTTTCCCGATGGTGATGGCGCTCGGTGGTCTGATCGGATTGCTGGGACTGCCTCTGCCCGGCGTGGAAGTTGGAATCGCGATCTCGGGCATGGTGCTGGGGCTGCTGGTGGCGCTGGAACGGCGTGTTCCCCTTGGCGTGGCGCTGGCCCTCGTGGGGGTGTTCGCTTTGTTCCACGGTTATGCGCACGGCCGTGAACTGCCGGATGGAGCCAATGCTCTGTTGTTCAGCCTGGCGTTTGTCGCCGCCACAGGGCTGCTGCATCTGGTGGGCATCCTGCTGGGTGAGCTGCGTCGATGGCCTGTGGGCCGCCGACTGGTGCAGCTGATCGGCGCTGCGATCACCATCAGTGGTGTCTGGTTTCTGCTTCAGATCTGA
- a CDS encoding peptidyl-prolyl cis-trans isomerase, translating into MITDDQASGMVSQFALTWQRAPSKEELQALIDDEVRTEVYVREAMKLGLDQNDTIIRRRLRQKMEFLNESQFPNKAPAESELEAYFTANSKQYRTDAVVSFRHVFFDPQQRGDSLADDAQAALLLLNNQDQEMELNGLGDPIDLADNWTDLSRKDLVALFGSTFTDALLSQAQGRWTGPIESAYGRHLVRVESVAKGAIPELDDIRAEVTRDWFQDKLRRYQDDAYERLLNGYSVRRPELTP; encoded by the coding sequence GTGATCACCGACGATCAGGCGTCGGGCATGGTCAGTCAATTCGCTCTCACGTGGCAGCGTGCTCCCTCCAAGGAGGAGCTTCAGGCCCTGATCGATGACGAAGTCCGCACCGAGGTCTATGTGCGCGAAGCGATGAAGCTCGGGCTTGATCAGAACGACACAATCATCCGGAGGCGTCTTCGACAGAAGATGGAGTTCCTGAATGAGAGTCAGTTCCCCAACAAGGCGCCGGCAGAGTCTGAGCTTGAGGCCTACTTCACCGCCAATTCCAAGCAATACCGCACCGATGCAGTGGTGTCGTTCCGCCATGTCTTCTTTGATCCGCAACAACGCGGTGATTCCCTTGCGGACGATGCGCAGGCCGCGCTTCTGCTGTTGAACAATCAAGACCAGGAGATGGAGCTCAACGGCCTCGGTGACCCCATCGATCTCGCCGATAACTGGACCGACCTCTCACGCAAGGATCTCGTCGCGTTGTTCGGCTCCACCTTCACGGATGCACTGCTCAGTCAGGCCCAGGGGCGATGGACCGGGCCGATCGAATCGGCTTACGGTCGCCATCTGGTTCGGGTGGAGTCTGTTGCAAAGGGGGCGATTCCCGAGCTCGATGACATCCGCGCAGAGGTCACTCGCGACTGGTTTCAAGACAAGCTTCGCCGATACCAGGATGATGCCTATGAGCGCTTGTTGAACGGCTACAGCGTGCGTCGACCGGAGTTGACTCCGTGA
- a CDS encoding metallophosphoesterase codes for MAHAVISCLHANLAAVEAVLEDIDRQGIETITCLGDLVGYGPQPNEVVQLVRERAIPTCQGCWDEDIIDGLNACECSYPSQLAERRGHRAHHWTAEQMTDENKAFLASLPMTLRRDRLLFVHGSPNSQHEYLLPDMSAFAALERVETAGADTLFCGHTHQPYVRELSGGSIRVTVEQAGSEGATEQELTLPMRRIVNAGSVGEPRHGDTKATYVIHNDTSGEVTIREVEYDVAKTCQAIVDAGLPEVFAWRLSHGFEYAERADDASHVCER; via the coding sequence ATGGCCCACGCCGTGATCTCATGCCTCCACGCCAACCTGGCAGCCGTTGAGGCTGTGCTGGAGGACATCGATCGGCAGGGAATTGAAACGATCACCTGCCTTGGAGATCTGGTGGGTTACGGCCCCCAACCGAATGAAGTGGTGCAGCTCGTGAGGGAACGCGCCATCCCCACCTGCCAGGGCTGCTGGGATGAAGACATCATCGATGGCCTTAATGCCTGCGAATGCAGCTACCCCTCGCAACTGGCGGAACGGCGAGGCCACCGGGCGCATCACTGGACCGCTGAACAGATGACGGACGAGAACAAAGCCTTCCTGGCCAGCCTTCCGATGACCCTGAGGCGCGACCGGCTGCTGTTCGTTCACGGCAGCCCGAACAGTCAGCACGAATATCTGCTGCCAGACATGAGTGCTTTTGCGGCGCTGGAGCGGGTCGAAACCGCCGGAGCGGACACGCTGTTCTGCGGCCATACCCACCAGCCCTATGTGCGCGAACTGAGTGGTGGATCGATCCGGGTGACCGTGGAACAGGCCGGCAGCGAGGGGGCCACGGAACAGGAACTGACCCTGCCGATGCGCCGCATCGTCAACGCGGGATCCGTGGGTGAGCCCCGCCATGGCGACACCAAGGCGACGTATGTGATCCACAACGACACCAGTGGTGAGGTGACGATCCGTGAGGTGGAGTACGACGTGGCGAAAACCTGTCAGGCCATCGTCGATGCCGGCCTGCCTGAGGTGTTCGCCTGGCGGCTGAGCCATGGTTTCGAATATGCCGAGCGGGCCGACGACGCCAGCCACGTGTGTGAGCGCTGA